The following are from one region of the Epinephelus fuscoguttatus linkage group LG11, E.fuscoguttatus.final_Chr_v1 genome:
- the LOC125897305 gene encoding thyroxine 5-deiodinase-like encodes MMHDSGGVQMARALKHSALCLMLLPRFLLAAVMLWLLDFLCIRKKVLLKMGERQDGPDDPPVCVSDSNKMFTLESLRAVWYGQKLDFLKSAHLGRAAPNTEVMLVQERRQVRILDCMKGKRPLILNFGSCSUPPFMTRLTAFQRVVSQYADIADFLVVYIEEAHPSDGWVSSDAPYQIPKHRCLEDRLRAAQLMLAEVPGSNVVVDNMDNSSNAAYGAYFERLYIVRDERVVYQGGRGPEGYRISELRNWLEQYRNDQMNSQTAVLHV; translated from the coding sequence ATGATGCACGACTCCGGCGGTGTCCAAATGGCGAGGGCGCTGAAGCATTCAGCCCTGTGCCTGATGCTGCTGCCCCGGTTCCTCCTGGCCGCCGTCATGCTGTGGCTCCTGGATTTCTTGTGTATTAGGAAAAAAGTGCTGCTGAAAATGGGGGAGCGGCAGGACGGGCCGGACGACCCGCCGGTGTGCGTCTCTGACTCTAATAAGATGTTCACCTTGGAGTCCCTCAGGGCCGTGTGGTACGGCCAGAAATTGGACTTTCTCAAATCTGCTCACCTCGGGCGCGCGGCGCCCAACACCGAGGTGATGCTGGTCCAGGAGCGGCGGCAGGTCCGGATCCTGGACTGCATGAAAGGGAAGAGACCGCTCATCCTTAACTTTGGCAGCTGCTCCTGACCGCCATTCATGACGCGCCTGACGGCGTTTCAGCGCGTCGTGAGTCAGTACGCAGACATTGCGGACTTTTTAGTTGTATATATCGAGGAGGCGCATCCGTCGGACGGCTGGGTGAGCTCGGACGCGCCGTATCAGATCCCCAAGCACCGCTGCTTGGAGGACAGACTCAGAGCCGCGCAGCTGATGCTGGCCGAGGTGCCCGGCAGCAACGTGGTGGTGGATAATATGGACAACTCGTCCAACGCCGCGTACGGAGCCTACTTTGAGAGACTTTACATCGTGAGGGATGAGAGAGTGGTGTACCAGGGGGGCAGAGGTCCAGAGGGATACCGGATTTCCGAGCTTAGAAACTGGCTGGAGCAATACAGGAACGATCAGATGAATTCCCAAACAGCGGTGCTCCATGTGTAG